Proteins encoded by one window of Bacillus rossius redtenbacheri isolate Brsri chromosome 3, Brsri_v3, whole genome shotgun sequence:
- the LOC134530035 gene encoding glutamate--tRNA ligase-like: MSFVSAWEKIGVGEYEWLSYPSSTTPAQLPQLYNSSSSTPALQLQLNYPSSTTPAHQPQLYNSSSTTPSLQLQLNYPSSTTPAQLPQLYNSSSTTPALQLQLNYPSSTTPAQLPQLYNSSSTTPALQLQLINPSSTTPAQLPQLYNSSSTTPALQLQLINPSSTTPAQLPQLYNSSSTTPALQLQLNYPSSTTPAQLPQLYNSSSTTPALQLQLNYPSSTTPAQLPQLYNSSSSTPALQLQLNYPSSTTPAQLPQLYNSSSTTPALQLQLINPSSTTPAQLPQLYNSSSTIPAHQTQLYNPSSTTPAH; this comes from the coding sequence CTCAGCTACCCCAGCTCTACAACTCCAGCTCAACTACCTCAGCTCTACAACTCCAGCTCATCAACCCCAGCTCTACAACTCCAGCTCAACTACCCCAGCTCTACAACTCCAGCTCATCAACCCCAGCTCTACAACTCCAGCTCAACTACCCCATCTCTACAACTCCAGCTCAACTACCCCAGCTCTACAACTCCAGCTCAACTACCCCAGCTCTACAACTCCAGCTCAACTACCCCAGCTCTACAACTCCAGCTCAACTACCCCAGCTCTACAACTCCAGCTCAACTACCCCAGCTCTACAACTCCAGCTCAACTACCCCAGCTCTACAACTCCAGCTCATCAACCCCAGCTCTACAACTCCAGCTCAACTACCCCAGCTCTACAACTCCAGCTCAACTACCCCAGCTCTACAACTCCAGCTCATCAACCCCAGCTCTACAACTCCAGCTCAACTACCCCAGCTCTACAACTCCAGCTCAACTACCCCAGCTCTACAACTCCAGCTCAACTACCCCAGCTCTACAACTCCAGCTCAACTACCCCAGCTCTACAACTCCAGCTCAACTACCCCAGCTCTACAACTCCAGCTCAACTACCCCAGCTCTACAACTCCAGCTCAACTACCCCAGCTCTACAACTCCAGCTCATCAACCCCAGCTCTACAACTCCAGCTCAACTACCCCAGCTCTACAACTCCAGCTCAACTACCCCAGCTCTACAACTCCAGCTCAACTACCCCAGCTCTACAACTCCAGCTCATCAACCCCAGCTCTACAACTCCAGCTCAACTACCCCAGCTCTACAACTCCAGTTCTACAATCCCAGCTCATCAAACCCAGCTCTACAACCCCAGCTCAACTACTCCAGCGCATTAA